The following proteins are co-located in the Billgrantia tianxiuensis genome:
- a CDS encoding cytochrome c1, with protein MKKQLFALLFALVPFSAFGAGAVDVPYSMTPDLRNEASLQRGMQLFVNYCMGCHSLEHQRFARAAEDFGMPQDLVEENLIFSSSLAFNDQMRIAMDHDDAANWFGSAAPDLTLHGRLRGPDWIYSYLLTFYRDPSRPNGVNNEVFPMVAMPNVLEPLQGVQEKVCAETDRPVEGAELDPLTGKYQSCEVLQVTRPGSMESEEFQEAVYDLTNFLTYVGEPSKLQAQVLGPKVLIFIFIFGVLAYLLKREYWRDIH; from the coding sequence ATGAAAAAGCAACTGTTCGCACTGCTCTTCGCGCTGGTGCCTTTTTCCGCATTCGGTGCCGGCGCCGTGGATGTGCCTTACTCGATGACGCCGGACCTGCGTAATGAAGCCTCGCTGCAGCGTGGCATGCAGCTCTTCGTCAACTACTGCATGGGCTGTCATTCGCTGGAGCATCAGCGCTTCGCGCGTGCCGCCGAGGATTTCGGCATGCCCCAGGATCTGGTCGAGGAGAACCTGATCTTCTCGTCCAGCCTGGCGTTCAACGACCAGATGCGTATCGCCATGGATCATGACGATGCCGCCAACTGGTTCGGCTCGGCGGCACCGGACCTGACCCTGCATGGGCGTCTGCGCGGTCCCGACTGGATCTATTCCTACCTGCTGACCTTCTACCGTGACCCGAGCCGTCCCAACGGGGTCAACAACGAGGTCTTCCCCATGGTGGCCATGCCCAACGTGCTTGAGCCGCTGCAGGGCGTTCAGGAGAAGGTCTGTGCCGAGACCGATCGTCCCGTCGAGGGTGCCGAGCTCGATCCGCTCACCGGCAAGTACCAGTCCTGTGAAGTGCTGCAGGTGACGCGTCCGGGGAGCATGGAATCCGAGGAATTCCAGGAAGCGGTCTATGACTTGACCAACTTCCTGACCTACGTGGGCGAGCCGTCCAAGCTGCAGGCCCAGGTGCTGGGACCGAAGGTGCTGATCTTCATCT
- a CDS encoding cytochrome b — translation MGNPNRVKAESGIMRWVDDRFPATQMWQDHLSKYYAPKNFNVWYFFGSLALLVLVNQILTGVWLTMSYNPSAEGAFASVEYIMRDVEYGWLIRYLHSTGASAFFVVVYLHMFRALLYGSYKAPRELVWIFGMAIYLMLMAEAFMGYLLPWGQMSYWGAQVIISLFSAIPFVGPDLAQWVRGDYLISGITLNRFFALHVVALPIVILALVVLHLIALHEVGSNNPDGIDIKSKKDETGKPLDGIPFHPYYTVKDVFGVAVFLFVFAAVVFYFPEGGGYFLERPNFEPANPMVTPDHIAPVWYFTPFYAILRAITFDLFGLDAKFLGVVFMGGAIAVLFVLPWLDRSPVNSMRYKGWMSKVMLTLFAISFIVLGVLGALPATPMRTAVAQLCTVLYFAFFLLMPFYTRMEKTKPVPERVTG, via the coding sequence ATGGGTAACCCGAATCGAGTCAAGGCAGAAAGCGGCATCATGCGCTGGGTGGACGACCGCTTCCCCGCCACGCAGATGTGGCAGGACCATCTGTCCAAGTACTACGCACCCAAGAACTTCAACGTCTGGTACTTCTTTGGTTCCCTGGCACTGCTGGTGCTGGTCAACCAGATCCTCACCGGCGTCTGGCTCACCATGAGCTACAACCCTTCGGCCGAAGGGGCATTCGCTTCCGTCGAGTACATCATGCGCGATGTGGAGTACGGTTGGCTGATCCGCTACCTGCACTCCACCGGGGCTTCCGCCTTCTTCGTGGTGGTCTACCTGCACATGTTCCGCGCGCTGCTGTACGGGTCCTACAAGGCGCCGCGTGAGCTGGTGTGGATCTTCGGCATGGCGATCTACCTGATGCTGATGGCCGAGGCCTTCATGGGCTATCTGCTGCCGTGGGGCCAGATGTCCTACTGGGGCGCCCAGGTCATCATCTCGCTGTTCTCCGCCATTCCCTTCGTCGGTCCTGACCTGGCCCAGTGGGTGCGCGGCGACTACCTGATCTCCGGCATCACCCTGAACCGTTTCTTCGCCCTGCACGTGGTGGCACTGCCCATCGTGATTCTGGCGTTGGTGGTACTGCACCTGATCGCCCTGCACGAAGTGGGTTCCAACAACCCCGACGGCATCGACATCAAGAGCAAGAAGGACGAAACCGGCAAGCCGCTGGATGGCATCCCGTTCCATCCGTACTACACCGTCAAGGACGTGTTCGGCGTGGCGGTCTTCCTGTTCGTGTTCGCCGCGGTGGTGTTCTATTTCCCCGAGGGTGGCGGTTACTTCCTCGAACGGCCCAACTTCGAGCCGGCCAACCCGATGGTGACGCCGGACCATATCGCACCGGTGTGGTACTTCACTCCCTTCTACGCCATCTTGCGCGCCATCACCTTCGATCTGTTCGGGCTCGATGCCAAGTTCCTCGGCGTGGTGTTCATGGGCGGTGCCATCGCCGTGCTGTTCGTGCTGCCCTGGCTCGACCGCAGCCCGGTCAACTCCATGCGCTACAAGGGCTGGATGTCCAAGGTGATGCTGACCCTGTTCGCCATCAGCTTCATTGTTCTGGGCGTTCTCGGGGCTCTTCCGGCCACGCCGATGCGTACCGCGGTGGCGCAGCTGTGCACGGTGCTCTACTTCGCCTTCTTCCTGCTGATGCCGTTCTACACCAGGATGGAGAAGACCAAACCCGTTCCGGAAAGGGTGACTGGCTAA
- the petA gene encoding ubiquinol-cytochrome c reductase iron-sulfur subunit yields the protein MADNGVNKGRRRLLLGATTVVGAVGAVGVAVPFVASWQPSARARAAGAPVSADVSKLEPGQRMTVEWRGRPVWVVRRTPDMIERTENLDPARLADPDSQEPQQPAYITGPLRSVRPEYSVLIGICTHLGCSPLFRPEPDDVDMTAWPGGYFCPCHGSYFDLSGRVFRNVPAPLNLEVPPYRFDGDAVIVVGEDEEAA from the coding sequence ATGGCAGACAACGGCGTGAACAAAGGGCGGCGCCGTCTCCTCCTGGGTGCCACCACCGTCGTAGGGGCGGTGGGGGCCGTGGGAGTGGCGGTTCCCTTTGTGGCTTCCTGGCAGCCGAGTGCCAGGGCAAGGGCGGCGGGGGCGCCAGTGAGCGCAGATGTCTCGAAACTCGAGCCGGGGCAGCGCATGACCGTCGAGTGGCGCGGACGTCCGGTCTGGGTCGTGCGGCGCACTCCGGACATGATCGAGCGCACCGAGAATCTCGACCCTGCCCGTCTGGCCGATCCGGACTCCCAGGAACCGCAGCAGCCAGCATACATAACGGGTCCGTTGCGTTCGGTACGCCCGGAATACTCCGTACTGATCGGCATCTGTACCCATCTGGGTTGCTCACCGTTGTTCCGCCCCGAGCCGGACGACGTCGACATGACGGCCTGGCCCGGCGGTTACTTCTGTCCCTGTCACGGCTCCTACTTCGACCTGTCGGGCCGTGTCTTCCGCAACGTGCCGGCGCCGCTCAACCTCGAGGTGCCGCCGTACCGCTTTGATGGCGACGCCGTGATCGTCGTCGGCGAAGATGAGGAGGCTGCCTGA
- the rpsI gene encoding 30S ribosomal protein S9 has translation MAQQYYGTGRRKTSTARVFLKPGTGKITVNNRELDQYFGRVTGRMVVRQPLELTETLGQFDVYVTVKGGGGSAQAGAIRHGITRALMEYNEDFRPALRAAGYVTRDARQVERKKVGLRKARRRPQFSKR, from the coding sequence ATGGCACAGCAGTATTACGGTACCGGGCGCCGCAAGACATCCACTGCCCGTGTTTTCCTCAAGCCGGGCACCGGCAAGATTACCGTCAACAATCGTGAGCTGGACCAGTATTTCGGTCGTGTAACCGGCCGTATGGTGGTGCGTCAGCCGCTCGAGCTGACCGAAACTCTCGGTCAGTTCGATGTCTATGTCACCGTCAAGGGCGGTGGTGGTTCCGCTCAGGCCGGCGCCATTCGTCACGGTATCACCCGTGCACTGATGGAGTACAACGAGGACTTCCGCCCGGCGCTGCGTGCCGCTGGCTACGTTACTCGCGACGCTCGCCAGGTGGAGCGTAAGAAAGTCGGTCTGCGCAAGGCGCGTCGTCGCCCGCAGTTCTCCAAGCGCTGA
- the rplM gene encoding 50S ribosomal protein L13, translating into MKTFTAKPQSVQRDWYVVDAADKTLGRLATEIARRLRGKHKPEFTPHVDTGDYIVVINAEKVRVTGNKAKAKTYYRHTGYPGGLRSMNFEKMIAHAPERVIESAVKGMLPKGPLGRAMYSKLKVYAGAEHPHAAQQPQELNI; encoded by the coding sequence ATGAAAACGTTCACTGCTAAGCCGCAGTCCGTACAGCGCGACTGGTACGTCGTCGACGCGGCGGACAAGACGCTCGGCCGTCTGGCTACCGAAATCGCTCGTCGTCTGCGCGGCAAGCACAAGCCCGAGTTTACCCCTCATGTCGATACCGGCGACTACATCGTCGTGATCAACGCCGAGAAAGTGCGGGTCACTGGTAACAAGGCCAAGGCCAAGACCTACTACCGTCACACCGGCTACCCGGGCGGTCTTCGCTCCATGAATTTCGAGAAGATGATCGCGCACGCTCCCGAGCGCGTGATCGAGTCTGCCGTCAAGGGCATGCTGCCCAAGGGGCCGCTGGGGCGCGCCATGTATTCCAAGCTCAAGGTCTACGCCGGCGCCGAACATCCGCACGCCGCCCAGCAGCCGCAAGAACTGAACATCTGA
- the zapE gene encoding cell division protein ZapE, whose product MCATVTPAGSRSADASTPLARYRADLERDDFHYDPAQEQAVEHLQRLYDHLVASPRTEPRAVTTGRGLKSRMAGLFGKRERAREAPALPSIQGLYFWGGVGRGKTYLVDTFYESLPFPDKMRTHFHRFMQRVHNELEHYKGEKNPLTLIAGKFAAEARVICFDEFFVKDITDAMILANLLEALFERDVVLVTTSNIVPDELYKDGLQRARFLPAIELIKRHCRVVNVDSGVDYRLRALQRAEIFHAPLDEAAERELERSFREIARHEGEADVPVEINHRVLRARRLHDDVVWFEFRELCDGPRSQNDYIELAREFHTVLVSNVTRMGASTDDQARRFINMVDEFYDRGVKLLMSAEVPAELLYADGRLGFEFQRTQSRLQEMQSHEYLALPHKP is encoded by the coding sequence ATGTGCGCGACCGTGACTCCTGCGGGATCCCGTTCGGCCGATGCCAGTACCCCGCTGGCGCGTTACCGGGCCGATCTCGAGCGCGACGACTTTCATTACGATCCTGCCCAGGAGCAGGCCGTCGAGCACTTGCAGCGCCTGTATGACCATCTCGTAGCCTCACCTCGGACCGAGCCGCGTGCCGTCACCACCGGGCGGGGGCTCAAGTCTCGCATGGCCGGTCTGTTCGGCAAGCGGGAAAGGGCGAGGGAGGCGCCGGCTCTACCGTCAATCCAGGGTCTCTACTTCTGGGGCGGAGTGGGGCGCGGCAAGACCTATCTCGTCGATACGTTCTACGAGTCCCTGCCGTTTCCCGACAAGATGCGTACCCACTTTCATCGTTTCATGCAACGGGTGCACAACGAGCTCGAGCACTACAAGGGCGAGAAGAATCCGCTGACGCTGATTGCCGGCAAGTTCGCCGCGGAGGCGCGAGTGATCTGCTTCGACGAGTTCTTCGTCAAGGACATCACCGACGCGATGATCCTGGCCAACCTGCTCGAGGCGCTGTTCGAGCGTGACGTGGTCCTGGTGACGACCTCCAACATCGTGCCCGACGAACTGTACAAGGATGGCCTGCAGCGCGCTCGCTTCCTGCCGGCCATCGAGTTGATCAAGCGCCACTGCCGCGTGGTCAATGTCGATTCGGGGGTCGACTATCGCTTGCGCGCCTTGCAGCGTGCCGAGATATTCCATGCTCCCCTGGACGAGGCTGCGGAGCGGGAGCTCGAGCGTAGCTTCCGCGAAATTGCCCGGCACGAAGGGGAAGCTGACGTACCGGTGGAGATCAACCACCGTGTATTGCGCGCGCGGCGCCTGCACGACGACGTGGTGTGGTTCGAGTTTCGTGAGCTGTGCGACGGGCCGCGCAGTCAGAACGACTATATCGAGCTCGCCCGCGAGTTCCATACCGTGCTGGTCTCCAACGTGACTCGCATGGGAGCGTCCACCGACGACCAGGCGCGTCGCTTCATCAACATGGTGGACGAATTCTATGACCGTGGCGTCAAGCTGCTGATGTCGGCCGAGGTGCCGGCCGAGTTGCTTTACGCCGATGGGCGCCTGGGCTTCGAGTTCCAGCGCACCCAGTCGCGGCTGCAGGAGATGCAGTCGCACGAGTACCTGGCTTTGCCGCACAAGCCGTGA
- a CDS encoding YhcB family protein gives MDYGNVNWIVAIVSLLVGLGIGVFGYRALGTSATRLQELRRQVAERERELSVLREGMNEHFTQVGMMVSNIQREMRTLEHRITEDASTLHCEPQDKNRLKAADQPALTESDDVPAPRDYADGSGGTLSEDFGLKPSTEKSELPQPPRY, from the coding sequence GTGGATTACGGCAATGTTAACTGGATCGTAGCTATCGTCAGCCTGTTGGTCGGCCTTGGCATCGGCGTCTTCGGCTATCGTGCCCTTGGCACATCGGCCACCCGGCTACAGGAGCTGCGCCGCCAGGTGGCCGAGCGTGAACGCGAACTCAGCGTCCTTCGGGAGGGCATGAACGAGCACTTCACCCAAGTCGGCATGATGGTGAGCAACATTCAGCGCGAGATGCGTACCCTCGAACACCGCATCACCGAGGATGCCAGCACACTGCATTGCGAACCTCAGGACAAGAATCGGCTCAAGGCAGCCGACCAGCCGGCCCTGACCGAAAGCGACGACGTACCGGCGCCACGCGACTATGCCGACGGTTCTGGCGGCACCCTATCCGAGGATTTCGGTCTCAAACCCAGCACCGAGAAGAGCGAACTCCCCCAGCCCCCGCGCTATTGA
- a CDS encoding Nif3-like dinuclear metal center hexameric protein, whose amino-acid sequence MILRDDLVRACDTLLGAPTFKDYTVNGLQVAGREEVRRVMSGVTACQALLEEAVAWDADLLLVHHGYFWKNEPVPITGIKQRRIRTLLLNDINLLAYHLPLDAHAELGNNAELGRRLGFRVEGCADGELGQGLVWLGSVPEPTAPKALANHVGVCLGREPLLVEAPGGELVRCVAWCTGGAQDMITQAWEAGADAFISGEISERTTHLARELGIHYLAAGHHATERYGVQALGAWLEREFGVMHRFVDIDNPA is encoded by the coding sequence ATGATTTTGCGCGATGACCTGGTACGGGCCTGCGATACGCTGCTCGGTGCCCCCACATTCAAGGACTATACCGTCAACGGTCTTCAAGTGGCAGGGCGTGAGGAGGTGCGTCGAGTGATGAGCGGCGTGACTGCGTGCCAGGCGCTGCTGGAGGAGGCGGTGGCATGGGATGCGGACCTGCTGCTCGTTCACCATGGTTATTTCTGGAAGAACGAGCCGGTGCCCATCACCGGAATCAAGCAGCGCCGCATCCGTACGCTGCTGCTCAACGACATCAACCTGCTGGCCTACCACTTGCCGCTTGATGCCCACGCGGAGCTTGGCAACAACGCCGAACTTGGCCGTCGGCTCGGATTCCGCGTGGAGGGCTGTGCCGACGGTGAGCTGGGGCAAGGGTTGGTATGGCTCGGGAGTGTGCCCGAGCCGACGGCGCCCAAGGCTCTGGCGAACCATGTGGGGGTGTGCCTGGGACGTGAACCGCTACTCGTCGAGGCGCCTGGCGGCGAGCTGGTGCGCTGCGTGGCGTGGTGTACCGGCGGGGCGCAGGACATGATCACCCAGGCCTGGGAGGCAGGTGCCGATGCGTTCATTTCGGGTGAGATCTCCGAGCGTACCACGCACCTGGCGCGCGAACTGGGCATCCACTACCTGGCCGCAGGGCATCATGCCACCGAGCGTTATGGCGTCCAGGCGCTGGGCGCCTGGCTCGAGCGTGAGTTCGGCGTCATGCATCGCTTCGTCGATATCGATAACCCGGCGTGA
- a CDS encoding Do family serine endopeptidase: MRRSLIAYALPVLIGVLLAIVLLNTFPQLLQGPSSPSPSAPQSELQQQLSRPSPELQQAQPLARQQGPVSYSEAVEKAAPAVVNIYSSRVVAREEHPLMSDPFFRQFFGDDLPTQQRLLSSLGSGVIVSADGYVLTNHHVIDGADEIQVALRDGRETLAEVIGTDPESDLAVLRIDLDNLPVIQLSDTEDVAIGDIAMAIGNPFGVGQTVTMGIISATGRSHLGLSAYEDFIQTDAAINPGNSGGALINAEGSLVGINTAIFSRSGGSQGVGFAIPTRLARSILEALVTQGRVIRGWLGIEAQEMTQDLAASFGLQAPRGVVISAVVPEGPAALAGLRPGDVLLEVDGRPILDARAAMSDIAAIEPGATLPLTVVRSGEKFTVDLEVGERPLPPSRRPER, encoded by the coding sequence ATGCGTCGTTCTCTCATTGCCTATGCCCTGCCCGTCCTCATCGGCGTGCTGTTGGCCATCGTCTTGCTCAATACCTTTCCGCAGCTACTCCAAGGGCCTTCCTCGCCCTCTCCGTCCGCGCCACAGAGCGAACTCCAGCAACAGCTATCGCGCCCCTCGCCCGAACTCCAGCAGGCGCAGCCACTGGCTCGCCAGCAAGGTCCGGTCAGCTACTCCGAGGCCGTCGAAAAGGCTGCTCCGGCGGTCGTCAACATCTATTCATCCCGGGTGGTGGCACGCGAGGAGCATCCGCTGATGTCGGATCCGTTCTTCCGCCAGTTCTTCGGCGACGACCTGCCGACCCAGCAGCGCCTGCTGTCGAGCCTGGGCTCCGGCGTCATCGTCAGCGCAGATGGCTACGTCCTGACCAACCATCATGTCATCGATGGCGCCGACGAGATTCAGGTGGCCTTGCGCGACGGTAGGGAGACCCTGGCAGAGGTCATCGGCACCGACCCAGAAAGCGACCTGGCCGTGCTGCGCATCGACCTGGACAATCTGCCGGTCATTCAGCTTTCCGACACCGAAGATGTGGCGATAGGCGACATCGCCATGGCCATCGGCAACCCCTTCGGGGTAGGCCAGACCGTCACCATGGGGATCATCAGCGCCACGGGGCGCAGCCATCTGGGGCTGAGTGCCTACGAGGATTTCATCCAGACCGATGCCGCCATCAATCCCGGCAACTCCGGCGGCGCACTGATCAATGCAGAGGGCTCGCTGGTCGGTATCAACACCGCTATTTTCTCGCGTTCGGGAGGCTCCCAGGGAGTCGGGTTCGCCATTCCCACCCGCCTCGCCCGCTCCATCCTGGAAGCCTTGGTGACCCAGGGGCGCGTGATTCGCGGCTGGCTCGGCATCGAGGCACAGGAGATGACCCAGGATCTGGCTGCCTCATTCGGCCTGCAGGCGCCACGTGGCGTCGTCATTTCGGCCGTGGTGCCGGAAGGACCCGCGGCCCTGGCCGGGCTACGCCCCGGCGACGTGCTGCTGGAGGTCGATGGACGCCCCATTCTCGATGCGCGTGCCGCCATGAGCGACATCGCCGCCATCGAACCCGGCGCCACACTGCCCCTCACCGTGGTACGCAGTGGCGAGAAGTTCACCGTCGATCTGGAGGTGGGAGAGCGCCCGCTGCCGCCGAGCCGCCGGCCCGAGCGCTGA
- the hisD gene encoding histidinol dehydrogenase, with amino-acid sequence MSDTLFESVDIARLSTEAADFETRLDALLAWEGVSDANVQARVEEIISAVKARGDAALIEFSNRFDRLTAASMSELTLDAGRLEQAFRGLSEEQRDALAQAAERIRLYHERQKPTSWSYTEADGSVLGQQVTPLDRAGIYVPGGKAAYPSSVLMNAIPAHVAGVREIVMVVPTPDGVLNELVLAAAHLAGVDRVFTIGGAQAIAAMAYGTASVPRVDKIVGPGNIYVATAKRAVFGQVGIDMIAGPSEILVVSDGGTDPEWLAMDLFSQAEHDEDAQALLVSWDESHLAEVEAAIARLLPTLERHEIVRQSLARRGALILCRDRDEAVTLINRIAPEHLELSMADPEALLPQVRHAGAIFMGRYTAEALGDYCAGPNHVLPTSGTARFSSPLGVYDFQKRSSIIHCSESGASTLGRVASVLARGESLTAHARSAEYRIKD; translated from the coding sequence ATGAGCGACACCTTATTCGAATCCGTCGATATCGCCCGGCTGTCGACCGAGGCTGCCGATTTCGAGACCCGGCTCGATGCGCTGCTGGCCTGGGAGGGCGTTTCCGATGCCAATGTCCAGGCACGCGTGGAGGAAATCATTTCGGCGGTCAAGGCGCGGGGCGATGCGGCCCTGATCGAATTCTCCAACCGTTTCGATCGCTTGACGGCAGCCAGCATGAGCGAGCTGACGCTGGACGCCGGGCGTCTCGAGCAGGCGTTTCGGGGCCTGTCCGAGGAGCAGCGGGACGCCCTGGCCCAGGCCGCCGAGCGCATTCGCCTCTATCACGAGCGGCAGAAGCCAACTTCCTGGTCCTATACCGAGGCCGATGGCAGCGTGCTCGGCCAGCAGGTCACACCGCTCGATCGGGCCGGTATCTACGTGCCGGGCGGCAAGGCGGCATATCCCTCTTCGGTACTGATGAACGCCATTCCCGCTCACGTAGCGGGCGTGCGCGAGATCGTCATGGTGGTGCCTACTCCCGACGGGGTGCTCAACGAGCTGGTGCTAGCGGCGGCGCACCTGGCCGGCGTCGACCGGGTATTCACTATCGGCGGTGCCCAGGCGATAGCGGCCATGGCCTACGGCACCGCCAGCGTGCCGCGCGTCGACAAGATCGTAGGGCCAGGCAACATCTACGTAGCGACCGCCAAGCGGGCAGTCTTCGGCCAGGTGGGTATCGACATGATTGCCGGTCCTTCGGAGATTCTGGTCGTGTCGGACGGCGGAACCGATCCGGAGTGGTTGGCCATGGACCTGTTCTCCCAGGCCGAGCACGACGAAGATGCCCAGGCGCTGTTGGTCAGTTGGGACGAGTCCCACCTGGCGGAGGTCGAGGCGGCCATCGCTCGCCTGCTGCCGACGCTCGAGCGCCATGAGATCGTGCGCCAGTCGCTGGCGCGGCGCGGTGCGTTGATTCTCTGCCGCGACCGCGACGAGGCCGTGACGCTGATCAATCGCATTGCTCCGGAGCACCTGGAGCTTTCCATGGCCGACCCGGAGGCACTGCTGCCGCAGGTACGCCATGCCGGCGCTATCTTCATGGGGCGCTATACCGCCGAGGCACTCGGCGACTACTGCGCGGGACCCAACCACGTACTGCCGACCTCCGGCACGGCACGCTTCTCCTCGCCGCTGGGTGTTTACGACTTCCAGAAGCGTTCGTCGATCATCCACTGCTCCGAAAGCGGAGCCTCGACCTTGGGCAGGGTGGCCTCGGTGCTGGCGCGCGGCGAATCGCTGACGGCGCATGCCCGCTCAGCCGAGTACCGTATCAAGGATTGA
- the hisG gene encoding ATP phosphoribosyltransferase, translating to MSKQLILALSKGRILDETLPLLADAGIVPAEDLGKSRKLLFDTNLDAVKLVVIRATDVPTYVQLGAADLGVAGKDVLLEHGAEGLYEPLDLEIAKCKLMTAGIDGAKPARARRRVATKFVNVARRYYAEQGIQAEVIKLYGAMELAPLMNLADEIVDIVDTGNTLRANGMSPRELIAPISTRLVVNKAAMTMKHEQLKPLVARLAQAVERRRADAEA from the coding sequence ATGAGCAAGCAATTGATTCTGGCCCTGTCGAAGGGCCGCATCCTCGACGAGACCCTGCCGCTATTGGCGGATGCCGGCATCGTTCCGGCCGAGGATCTGGGCAAGAGCCGCAAGTTGCTTTTCGACACCAACCTCGACGCCGTTAAGCTGGTCGTCATTCGTGCTACCGATGTGCCGACTTATGTACAGCTCGGCGCCGCCGATCTGGGCGTGGCGGGCAAGGACGTGCTGCTCGAGCATGGTGCCGAGGGGCTCTATGAGCCGCTGGATCTCGAGATCGCCAAGTGCAAGCTGATGACGGCAGGCATCGACGGCGCAAAACCGGCCCGTGCGCGGCGTCGCGTGGCCACCAAGTTCGTCAACGTGGCGCGTCGCTACTACGCCGAACAGGGTATTCAGGCCGAAGTGATCAAGCTCTACGGGGCCATGGAGCTGGCGCCGCTGATGAACCTGGCCGACGAGATCGTCGATATCGTCGATACCGGCAATACCCTGCGCGCCAATGGCATGTCGCCGCGTGAGCTGATTGCGCCGATCAGTACGCGCCTGGTGGTCAACAAGGCGGCCATGACCATGAAGCACGAGCAGCTCAAGCCGCTGGTCGCGCGCCTCGCCCAGGCGGTGGAGCGGCGCAGGGCGGATGCCGAGGCGTAG
- the murA gene encoding UDP-N-acetylglucosamine 1-carboxyvinyltransferase has product MDKLIITGNGPVDGEVWASGAKNAALPILCATLLADEPVTIGNLPHLQDITTTLELLGRMGVEPVMGEKMSIQLDGSQVRDCHAPYELVKKMRASILVLGPLLAHFGHADVSLPGGCAIGSRPVDLHIRGLEAMGAEIRVEGGYIRARVDGRLKGATIFFDTVTVTGTENLLMAATLAEGTTVLENAAREPEVVDLAECLIKMGAKIRGHGSNNIVIEGVERLHGAYHDVMPDRIETGTFLVAAALSRGRVRVRNTRADILEAVLAKLEEAGARIAVGDGWIELDMEGRRPRPVNIRTAPYPGFPTDMQAQFVALNAVAEGTSRVVETIFENRFMHVQELNRMGAKIALEGNTAMITGVERLSGAPVMATDLRASASLVIAAMMAEGETLVDRIYHIDRGYECIEEKLQLLGARIRRIPG; this is encoded by the coding sequence ATGGACAAGTTGATCATTACCGGCAACGGACCCGTCGACGGCGAGGTCTGGGCCAGTGGCGCCAAGAATGCGGCGCTGCCCATCCTGTGCGCAACCCTGCTGGCCGACGAGCCAGTGACCATCGGCAATCTGCCGCATCTCCAGGACATCACCACCACGCTGGAGCTACTGGGACGCATGGGCGTCGAGCCGGTGATGGGCGAGAAGATGTCCATCCAGCTCGACGGCTCGCAGGTGCGCGATTGTCACGCTCCCTATGAACTGGTCAAGAAGATGCGCGCCTCGATCCTGGTTCTCGGACCGCTGCTGGCGCACTTCGGCCATGCTGACGTCTCCCTGCCCGGTGGCTGCGCCATCGGCTCGCGCCCGGTCGACCTGCACATTCGCGGGCTCGAGGCCATGGGCGCCGAGATTCGCGTCGAGGGGGGCTATATTCGGGCGCGTGTCGACGGCCGACTCAAGGGCGCCACCATCTTCTTCGACACCGTGACCGTTACCGGTACCGAGAATCTGCTGATGGCGGCAACCCTGGCGGAAGGCACCACGGTGTTGGAGAACGCGGCCCGTGAACCCGAAGTGGTGGATCTGGCCGAGTGTCTGATCAAGATGGGGGCGAAGATTCGCGGCCACGGCAGCAACAATATCGTCATCGAAGGGGTCGAGCGTTTACATGGCGCCTATCATGACGTCATGCCCGACCGCATCGAAACCGGAACCTTTCTGGTCGCCGCCGCTCTGTCGCGCGGCCGGGTCCGGGTACGCAACACCCGTGCCGACATTCTCGAGGCGGTACTGGCCAAGCTCGAGGAGGCCGGAGCCAGGATCGCCGTTGGCGATGGCTGGATCGAGCTGGACATGGAAGGCCGGCGTCCGCGCCCGGTCAATATCCGTACCGCCCCCTATCCCGGTTTTCCGACCGACATGCAGGCCCAGTTCGTGGCGCTCAACGCCGTGGCCGAAGGTACCTCCCGGGTGGTCGAAACCATCTTCGAGAATCGCTTCATGCACGTTCAGGAGCTGAACCGCATGGGAGCGAAGATCGCGCTCGAGGGCAATACCGCCATGATCACCGGCGTCGAGCGTCTTTCCGGCGCTCCGGTGATGGCCACCGATCTGCGCGCCTCGGCGTCGCTGGTGATCGCGGCGATGATGGCCGAGGGCGAGACCCTGGTCGATCGTATCTATCACATCGACCGCGGCTACGAGTGCATCGAAGAGAAACTGCAGCTGCTGGGAGCCAGGATTCGCCGCATTCCCGGCTGA
- a CDS encoding BolA family protein produces the protein MQPSDVKALLEARLEDCEFHIQGEGCNFQVIAVGEVFDGLSPVKRQQLIYGALTEEIASGAVHAVSIKTYTPAQWASAPENVSSRSQGA, from the coding sequence ATGCAACCCAGTGATGTCAAGGCGCTGCTAGAGGCACGCCTCGAGGATTGCGAGTTTCATATCCAGGGTGAGGGCTGCAATTTTCAGGTCATCGCCGTGGGTGAGGTCTTCGACGGTCTGTCGCCGGTCAAGCGTCAGCAGTTGATCTATGGCGCGCTCACCGAGGAAATCGCTTCCGGAGCCGTGCATGCCGTGAGCATCAAGACCTATACGCCGGCGCAGTGGGCGAGCGCGCCGGAGAACGTGTCTTCACGCAGCCAGGGTGCCTGA